The Euphorbia lathyris chromosome 8, ddEupLath1.1, whole genome shotgun sequence genome has a window encoding:
- the LOC136202679 gene encoding urease accessory protein D-like translates to MESEEMKTGKIIVEKVGGKSTVTSSFSKYPLKFIIPTKVGPSKIDAVWIYSLSYGGGIVSGDSISCEFIIGSGCTAVLTTQASTKVYKSLGSKCSQQILEARIGSDSLLAVIPDPVTCFSTARYSQKQVFRVVSDSSLVIVDWITSGRHESGEKWDFELYKSTNNILLDDEPLFLDTVLLEQGNITSIAERMHGYQVIAMVIILGPKVKHIQNQVQEYVKRIMSEQFCRPFTGLSGRVQSNSPTFYTKPPFAASCSAFGPQGIGVIVRIAAMTTESVYKFLQHILADMKLLIGVVPYHH, encoded by the exons ATGGAAAGCGAAGAGATGAAAACGGGGAAGATAATAGTGGAGAAAGTTGGAGGAAAATCAACCGTGACAAGCTCCTTCTCCAAGTATCCTCTCAAATTCATCATTCCCACTAag GTGGGTCCTTCCAAAATTGATGCCGTTTGGATATATAGTCTCAGCTATGGTGGTGGCATAGTTTCT GGAGACTCTATATCATGTGAATTTATCATTGGAAGTGGATGCACTGCTGTTCTAACCACCCAAGCTTCTACAAAG GTGTACAAGTCTTTGGGGTCCAAATGTTCTCAACAGATTCTAGAG GCAAGAATTGGCAGTGATTCCCTTTTGGCTGTCATTCCAGATCCAGTTACATGTTTTTCAACTGCAAGATACTCTCAGAAACAAGTTTTTAGAGTCGTTTCAGACTCAAGTTTGGTTATTGTTGATTGGATTACCAGTGGACGTCATGAAAGTGGTGAAAAATGGGACTTTGAACTTTATAAGAGCACCAATAACATCTTGTTGGACGATGAGCCATTGTTTCTTGATACT GTATTGCTAGAGCAAGGAAATATCACTTCTATTGCAGAACGCATGCATGGCTATCAAGTCATTGCAATGGTTATAATCTTGGG GCCAAAGGTGAAGCATATTCAAAATCAAGTCCAGGAATATGTGAAAAGGATAATGTCTGAACAATTTTGCCGGCCTTTTACTGGATTAAGTGGCCGTGTGCAATCAAATTCGCCTACTTTCTACACCAAACCACCATTTGCTGCATCCTGCAGTGCTTTTGGTCCCCAG GGAATAGGTGTTATTGTGAGGATAGCTGCCATGACAACTGAATCAGTGTACAAGTTCTTACAGCATATTCTGGCTGATATGAAGCTTTTGATTGGGGTTGTACCATATCATCATTGA